One Mangrovimonas cancribranchiae DNA segment encodes these proteins:
- a CDS encoding VWA domain-containing protein has translation MDYFQLEEKIWFWALLVIPIVVLMFLVLQFWKKRTQKRFADKALLKRLSPNQSLFKAILKLVVWSLAIACLVLALVNPKIGTKLETVKREGVDIVFAVDVSKSMLAEDIAPNRLEKSKQLVTQIINNLASDRVGIIAYAGKAFPQLPITTDYAAAKMFLQNMNTDMLSSQGTAISEAIELAKTYFDNEEQTNRILIIISDGEDHTDVAANVAEEASNEGIRIFTIGVGDVKGGPIPIKRNGVVLNYKKDSQGETVITKLDENTLKAIADEANGAYINGRNTNEVVENIRDILNKMDKTEFEAKEFADFKDQFQWFLGFAIVFLLLDIFLLERKTAWLKKLNLFNENL, from the coding sequence ATGGATTATTTTCAATTAGAAGAAAAAATATGGTTTTGGGCATTATTGGTTATTCCAATAGTTGTGCTTATGTTTTTAGTGCTTCAGTTTTGGAAAAAACGCACCCAAAAACGCTTTGCCGACAAAGCCCTTTTAAAACGACTAAGTCCCAACCAGTCGCTATTCAAAGCCATTCTAAAACTAGTAGTTTGGAGTTTGGCCATAGCGTGTTTGGTATTGGCCTTGGTTAATCCTAAAATAGGCACCAAATTAGAAACCGTAAAACGTGAAGGTGTTGATATTGTCTTTGCCGTTGATGTATCTAAAAGTATGTTGGCTGAAGACATTGCACCTAACCGTTTGGAAAAATCCAAGCAATTAGTAACGCAAATTATCAACAATTTAGCTAGCGACCGCGTAGGTATTATTGCCTATGCAGGGAAAGCCTTTCCGCAGTTGCCTATTACAACCGATTATGCCGCAGCAAAAATGTTCCTTCAAAATATGAACACCGATATGTTATCATCGCAAGGAACAGCAATTAGTGAAGCTATTGAGCTAGCAAAAACCTATTTTGATAATGAAGAACAAACCAATCGGATTTTAATTATTATTTCCGATGGTGAAGACCATACCGATGTTGCTGCAAATGTTGCTGAAGAAGCTAGTAACGAAGGGATTAGAATATTTACCATAGGTGTTGGCGATGTAAAAGGTGGCCCAATTCCCATTAAAAGAAATGGCGTGGTGCTGAATTATAAAAAAGACAGTCAAGGCGAAACGGTAATTACCAAGCTCGATGAAAATACCTTAAAAGCCATTGCCGATGAAGCCAATGGTGCTTACATCAATGGGCGAAACACAAACGAAGTTGTTGAAAACATTCGCGATATTTTAAACAAAATGGACAAAACCGAATTTGAAGCCAAAGAGTTTGCCGATTTTAAAGACCAATTTCAATGGTTTTTAGGATTTGCAATTGTTTTCTTATTGCTAGATATTTTCCTTTTGGAACGTAAAACAGCTTGGCTAAAAAAGCTTAATCTGTTCAATGAAAATCTATAA
- a CDS encoding tetratricopeptide repeat protein, producing the protein MKPLLSIILLCITSFCWAQDEAEKARQLALQKANGLVYEANELLGEDDYVSAEMEYRKAISEQPNHTVGAYNLGTSYYQNGSLDEALYRLQQAAKAATSKNEKHKAFHNIGNILYKNKRCKEAVEAYKNALRNNPSDDETRYNYALAKECAEQQKQENEQNQDDQEKNKDQNDEQQDQKDKQDQQDDQNKDNKDEGDQDKKEGEDKKDEDGKPKDDKQDQKGNQGDNKDKQQPKPKQGQLSPQQVKNLLEAMNNQEQKVQEKMNAEKQKGVKVQTDKDW; encoded by the coding sequence ATGAAACCACTACTTTCTATAATATTACTTTGTATCACCAGTTTTTGTTGGGCTCAAGATGAGGCTGAAAAAGCACGACAATTAGCCTTACAAAAAGCCAATGGTTTAGTGTATGAAGCCAATGAGTTATTGGGTGAAGACGATTATGTCTCTGCCGAAATGGAGTATAGAAAAGCTATTTCAGAACAACCTAATCATACTGTTGGAGCCTATAATTTAGGGACATCCTATTACCAAAATGGCAGTTTAGATGAAGCCTTATATCGATTGCAACAAGCTGCCAAAGCAGCGACTTCTAAAAATGAAAAGCATAAAGCCTTTCATAACATTGGCAATATTTTATATAAAAACAAGCGTTGTAAAGAAGCTGTTGAAGCCTATAAAAATGCGTTGCGTAATAACCCTTCAGATGACGAAACGCGCTACAATTATGCGTTAGCCAAAGAATGTGCCGAACAACAAAAGCAAGAAAACGAGCAAAATCAAGACGATCAGGAAAAAAATAAAGATCAAAACGACGAGCAACAAGACCAAAAGGATAAGCAAGATCAGCAGGACGATCAAAATAAAGACAATAAAGACGAAGGCGATCAAGATAAAAAAGAAGGTGAAGACAAGAAAGATGAAGATGGTAAGCCTAAAGATGACAAACAAGACCAAAAAGGCAATCAAGGAGATAATAAAGACAAACAACAGCCTAAACCTAAACAAGGTCAACTATCGCCACAACAAGTAAAGAATCTTTTAGAGGCGATGAATAATCAAGAACAAAAGGTTCAAGAAAAAATGAATGCCGAAAAACAAAAAGGCGTAAAAGTGCAAACAGATAAAGATTGGTAA
- a CDS encoding BatD family protein — protein MKTKAYILIVFLFTSVFGLAQVKFEAKVSKKRLGVNERLRIDFEMNQDGDNFNPPNFQNFTVVGGPNQSVSHSWVNGKRSFSKTYSYFLAPKRLGTFTINQATIEVEGNTYKTTPVNVVVTKAVDKPKDGNNAEYIASENIHLVAEVSKANPYLNEAITVVYKLYVNPNTGVSNWREIDNPKYSDFWSQNIDIKGLKVQNGTYKGEDYRYVVLRKTVLYPQKTGKLEIEPLSLDITVEVPTNRRDIFGGRLMSQVHRTISAGSRTIHVKPLPEQGKPAGFTGAVGNFDFAVTTSKEKLKASESLQLKVEVSGNGNLKLFELPKVSVPSSLEIYEPEHVENVRTNLGGMQGSISDSYTVVPQYKGKYPIPNISFSYFDPKTERYKSLNSNEIIVDVLDGPTNASSNDNIASTAANKQKVIMSNDQFAFVKTETRFVSKTPKHFFKSVGFWASLLAPLLAIPLAIVFRREKEKRDADVFGNKIRKADKLAKKYLSEAKKTLGQKEAFYVALEKALHNYLKAKLHIETSDFSKDKIQELLLSKGVETTVVDEFLELIENCELARYTPLSNVEMQQDYDKAAKTISLIDKQAK, from the coding sequence ATGAAAACGAAAGCATACATTCTTATAGTATTTCTTTTTACTTCAGTATTTGGGCTTGCACAAGTTAAGTTTGAAGCTAAAGTTAGTAAGAAAAGATTAGGTGTAAACGAACGGTTACGTATCGATTTTGAAATGAATCAAGACGGCGACAATTTTAATCCGCCAAACTTTCAAAACTTTACAGTTGTTGGCGGGCCAAACCAATCGGTAAGCCATTCTTGGGTTAATGGTAAGCGCTCGTTTTCTAAAACATATAGTTACTTTTTGGCACCAAAACGGTTAGGAACATTTACAATAAATCAGGCAACTATAGAAGTTGAAGGAAACACCTACAAAACAACACCTGTAAATGTTGTTGTTACGAAAGCCGTTGATAAACCTAAAGATGGCAATAATGCCGAATATATTGCCTCTGAAAATATTCATTTAGTCGCCGAGGTTTCCAAAGCGAATCCTTACTTGAATGAGGCTATAACGGTTGTTTACAAATTATATGTTAACCCTAACACAGGTGTGAGTAATTGGCGTGAAATAGACAATCCAAAATACAGCGATTTCTGGAGTCAGAACATAGATATCAAGGGGTTAAAAGTTCAAAATGGCACCTATAAAGGCGAAGATTATCGCTATGTGGTGTTACGAAAAACAGTACTTTATCCACAAAAAACAGGCAAGTTAGAAATAGAGCCTTTAAGTTTAGATATTACAGTTGAAGTACCTACCAACCGACGTGATATTTTTGGCGGCCGGTTAATGAGTCAGGTACACAGAACCATTTCGGCAGGAAGTAGAACTATACACGTAAAACCACTTCCTGAGCAAGGTAAACCAGCAGGATTTACTGGAGCAGTTGGTAATTTTGATTTTGCTGTAACAACATCAAAAGAGAAATTAAAAGCATCGGAATCATTACAACTAAAAGTAGAAGTGTCTGGTAATGGTAACTTAAAACTGTTTGAATTACCTAAAGTTTCTGTGCCAAGTTCGTTGGAAATTTACGAACCTGAGCATGTAGAAAACGTAAGAACCAATTTAGGTGGTATGCAGGGTAGTATTTCCGATAGCTACACCGTTGTTCCACAATACAAAGGAAAATACCCTATTCCTAATATTTCGTTTTCATATTTCGATCCTAAAACAGAACGCTATAAGAGCCTTAACTCCAATGAAATTATTGTTGATGTATTAGATGGTCCAACCAATGCCTCTTCTAATGACAATATTGCCTCTACAGCAGCCAACAAACAAAAAGTGATTATGAGTAACGACCAATTCGCTTTTGTAAAAACCGAAACCCGTTTTGTCTCTAAAACACCTAAGCATTTCTTTAAATCGGTTGGGTTTTGGGCGTCGTTATTAGCGCCATTATTAGCTATTCCGTTAGCCATTGTTTTCCGTAGAGAAAAAGAGAAACGCGATGCCGATGTGTTTGGAAACAAAATTAGAAAAGCCGATAAATTGGCCAAGAAATATTTAAGTGAAGCTAAAAAGACATTGGGGCAAAAAGAAGCCTTTTATGTGGCGTTGGAAAAAGCATTGCATAATTACTTAAAAGCCAAATTACACATTGAAACAAGTGATTTTAGTAAAGATAAAATCCAAGAACTACTATTATCCAAAGGAGTTGAAACTACGGTTGTAGACGAGTTTTTAGAGTTGATTGAAAACTGTGAGTTGGCACGTTACACACCGTTGAGTAATGTAGAAATGCAGCAAGATTATGACAAAGCTGCTAAAACGATTTCATTAATCGATAAACAAGCTAAATAA